The Galactobacillus timonensis genome has a segment encoding these proteins:
- a CDS encoding phage tail tape measure protein — translation MADRIKGITVEIGGDTLNLQKALQDVNKKISYTQSELKDVNRLLKLDPGNTELLQQKQSFLNDAIAETKEKLKQEEEALKAAAEDKNFPTDKMNALKREVIETKEKLKDLEKQADSFGSVASQQFQAAGQKLKDLGGKITDAGSTLSKSITAPIAAVGAASLAAFNEVDAGMDIVVTKTGATGAALEDLQNSAKELALEIPTDFETAGAAVGEVNTRLGLTGQACKDLSAQFIQFAAINGTDVSTSIDQTQKILEAFNLSATDAGDVLDVLNLTGQQTGISMDALESALITNAATFDELGIGIDQAAGFLGKLEMSGADSSSVMSSLTRALKNAAGDGVSLGDALANLQNQIAGASSETEGLNAAYDLFGKSGAAVYKLIKDGNLDLTEMTASLDGYAGSVTSTFESTLDPIDQFTLTMNQLKVTGADIGNSLMTVLAPGLEKLAQLLKDLNTWWNSLLPEMQDLIVRIALIAALVGPMLVAIGNVVTAVGSISSGIGSFLSIGSKLAGFLPALGTVFTALTGPIGIVIAAVAGAIAIGALLINNWDSIKAAAENVWNSLSSFFSGVLSGISDTFSSIWNGILSSVTSILSSLRSSVSKIFTNIKDGIRNTVSSIADTIKTGFMHAFDYVKSLPSEALHWGSDIIHGIANGIRNAIGSVTSAVSSVASTITSWLHFSRPDVGPLRNYMTWMPDFMNGLAESINSSKDVVTDAMAALTSEMVVSPSLRSTQAMAAAGPVSGNSERISYTYGDVNINVYGAEGQSVQELAQEVESRFNRSIGQRKAVFE, via the coding sequence ATGGCAGACAGGATCAAGGGGATTACCGTCGAGATTGGCGGTGATACGCTCAACCTGCAGAAAGCCCTGCAGGATGTTAACAAGAAGATCAGCTACACCCAGTCGGAATTAAAAGATGTCAACCGCCTGCTGAAACTCGACCCGGGCAATACCGAACTGCTGCAGCAGAAACAATCCTTTCTGAATGATGCGATTGCAGAGACCAAGGAAAAGCTGAAGCAGGAAGAAGAAGCGTTAAAGGCGGCTGCGGAAGATAAGAACTTTCCAACCGATAAGATGAACGCCTTAAAGCGGGAAGTAATCGAGACGAAAGAGAAGTTAAAGGATCTGGAGAAACAGGCAGATTCCTTCGGCTCCGTCGCCTCCCAGCAGTTTCAGGCCGCAGGGCAGAAACTAAAGGACCTCGGCGGAAAGATCACCGATGCCGGATCAACTCTCTCGAAATCGATAACGGCCCCGATCGCAGCCGTTGGCGCGGCGTCACTTGCCGCATTTAACGAAGTTGATGCCGGGATGGATATCGTTGTCACCAAAACCGGAGCGACCGGAGCAGCGTTAGAGGACCTCCAGAATTCAGCGAAGGAGCTTGCCTTAGAGATTCCAACGGACTTTGAAACGGCAGGTGCAGCGGTTGGTGAAGTCAATACGCGTCTTGGCTTAACCGGTCAGGCCTGCAAGGACCTTTCGGCGCAATTCATTCAGTTTGCGGCCATCAACGGAACCGATGTTTCTACTTCCATCGATCAGACCCAGAAGATTCTGGAGGCCTTCAACCTGTCCGCTACAGATGCAGGCGATGTTCTCGACGTTTTGAATCTGACCGGTCAGCAGACCGGCATCTCCATGGACGCCCTGGAATCCGCTCTGATCACCAATGCAGCAACCTTCGATGAATTGGGAATCGGGATTGATCAGGCGGCAGGTTTTCTGGGAAAGCTGGAAATGTCCGGCGCTGATTCATCTTCCGTCATGAGCAGCCTGACACGGGCGTTAAAAAACGCAGCTGGCGATGGGGTATCACTCGGGGATGCGCTGGCAAATCTGCAGAATCAGATTGCAGGAGCCTCCAGTGAAACAGAAGGTCTGAACGCTGCGTATGATCTGTTTGGAAAAAGCGGCGCAGCAGTCTACAAGCTGATCAAAGACGGGAATCTGGATCTGACGGAAATGACGGCTTCGCTGGATGGCTATGCCGGAAGTGTCACTTCAACCTTTGAATCGACACTCGATCCAATTGACCAGTTCACCCTGACCATGAATCAGCTCAAAGTGACCGGTGCCGATATCGGCAATTCTTTGATGACGGTACTCGCTCCCGGGCTGGAGAAACTGGCGCAGTTATTGAAAGACCTCAACACGTGGTGGAACAGCCTCTTGCCGGAAATGCAGGATCTGATCGTCAGGATCGCTCTGATCGCTGCACTGGTCGGACCCATGCTCGTTGCGATTGGAAATGTCGTTACCGCAGTCGGATCGATTTCTTCCGGGATCGGGAGCTTTCTTTCGATCGGCTCAAAACTGGCAGGATTCTTACCGGCGCTGGGAACAGTGTTCACGGCACTCACCGGCCCGATTGGCATCGTGATCGCAGCCGTGGCAGGTGCAATTGCCATTGGAGCGCTTCTGATCAACAACTGGGATTCCATCAAAGCAGCGGCTGAGAACGTGTGGAATTCCCTGAGTTCCTTCTTCAGTGGTGTGCTTTCCGGAATTTCGGATACCTTTTCCTCGATCTGGAATGGAATCCTGTCCTCTGTGACTTCGATTCTCTCTTCATTGCGATCGTCGGTTTCGAAAATCTTCACGAATATCAAAGACGGCATCCGCAATACGGTATCTTCCATCGCGGACACGATCAAAACCGGTTTCATGCATGCATTTGACTATGTGAAGAGCCTTCCTTCCGAAGCTCTCCACTGGGGTTCCGACATCATCCACGGCATTGCCAATGGCATCCGGAACGCGATCGGTTCCGTCACGTCGGCGGTCAGTTCCGTCGCTTCGACGATCACCTCGTGGCTGCATTTTTCCCGTCCGGATGTCGGTCCGCTGCGCAATTACATGACATGGATGCCGGACTTCATGAACGGGCTGGCCGAAAGCATCAACAGCTCCAAAGATGTCGTGACCGATGCAATGGCGGCCCTTACCAGCGAAATGGTTGTTTCTCCTTCGCTTCGATCCACGCAGGCAATGGCAGCAGCCGGACCAGTTTCCGGCAATTCCGAGAGAATCAGCTATACCTATGGCGATGTGAATATCAACGTTTATGGAGCAGAGGGCCAGAGCGTGCAGGAGCTGGCGCAGGAAGTTGAGTCCCGTTTCAATCGCAGCATCGGGCAGAGAAAGGCGGTGTTTGAATGA
- a CDS encoding major tail protein: MSSNKVKYNLCNCHWAALTVGEDGTPTYGTVNPLPGAVSLTLSPNGEPDPFYADGVQYYVVNNSMGYDGDLEIALIPDEFRAEILKEVKDSNGVLVENSNAETGSFALLFEFDGDQKKIRHVLYNCSASRPNIEGATNTETKEVKTETLSLKARPLADGLVKTKTTADTAEATYTSWYKSVYLPKITEAYTSEGAGA; the protein is encoded by the coding sequence ATGAGTTCGAATAAAGTCAAATACAACCTCTGCAACTGTCACTGGGCAGCGTTAACCGTTGGAGAGGATGGCACGCCAACCTATGGCACTGTGAATCCCCTGCCGGGTGCGGTGTCGTTAACGCTCAGCCCCAACGGGGAACCGGATCCGTTTTATGCGGATGGCGTGCAGTATTACGTTGTGAATAACTCGATGGGATACGACGGTGATCTGGAGATCGCGTTAATTCCGGATGAGTTTCGCGCGGAGATCCTGAAGGAAGTCAAGGACAGCAATGGTGTGCTGGTGGAGAACAGCAACGCCGAAACCGGCAGCTTTGCACTCCTGTTTGAGTTCGATGGTGATCAGAAGAAGATTCGCCATGTTCTCTACAACTGTTCTGCATCGCGTCCCAACATTGAAGGCGCAACCAATACTGAGACCAAGGAAGTCAAAACCGAAACGCTCTCCCTGAAGGCGCGCCCGTTAGCCGATGGCCTTGTAAAGACAAAGACCACGGCAGACACGGCAGAAGCTACGTATACCAGCTGGTACAAATCCGTGTATCTTCCCAAGATCACGGAAGCATACACTTCTGAAGGTGCCGGCGCATGA
- a CDS encoding HK97 gp10 family phage protein: MGNWKVSIDEMDQAINEQLQKYTGSVTKDMKDSLRESAKESRKDISRNAPVRTGRYKKSWAVKKIAENSTSLDLVVHSKNRYQLTHLLEFGHAKRNGGRVEGKPHIQPAEEAGKKKLVESLKEKVRNES, encoded by the coding sequence ATGGGTAACTGGAAGGTTTCGATCGATGAAATGGATCAGGCGATCAACGAACAGCTTCAAAAATACACCGGTTCCGTCACCAAGGACATGAAAGACAGCCTTCGGGAGTCGGCAAAGGAAAGCCGCAAAGACATCTCGCGTAACGCACCTGTTCGTACCGGCAGGTATAAAAAGAGCTGGGCTGTAAAGAAGATCGCCGAAAACAGTACCAGTCTGGATCTGGTGGTTCACTCCAAAAACCGCTACCAGTTAACGCACCTTCTGGAGTTTGGTCACGCGAAACGTAATGGCGGACGGGTTGAAGGAAAGCCGCATATCCAGCCGGCAGAAGAAGCCGGCAAGAAGAAACTGGTGGAATCATTAAAGGAGAAAGTCCGGAATGAAAGCTGA
- a CDS encoding phage head closure protein, producing the protein MDIAALNQRVTFQKAHIVTDKNGNHRTFWDDAFTCWATIGSESGTEKDTAGQTIPSDTFSVTVRWYSLTSQVTSDHYRIVVNGTPYNILGVDHLNYRKHAVKFHCEKEPSHG; encoded by the coding sequence ATGGATATCGCCGCTTTAAATCAGCGCGTTACATTCCAGAAGGCTCATATTGTCACAGATAAGAACGGCAATCATCGAACCTTCTGGGATGATGCCTTTACCTGCTGGGCAACAATCGGATCGGAAAGCGGAACCGAAAAGGACACCGCCGGTCAGACCATCCCAAGTGATACGTTCTCTGTGACCGTCCGCTGGTATTCGCTGACATCCCAGGTGACAAGTGACCATTACCGGATCGTTGTAAACGGCACGCCGTATAACATCCTTGGTGTCGATCATCTGAACTACCGGAAACACGCAGTGAAGTTCCATTGTGAGAAGGAGCCTTCCCATGGGTAA
- a CDS encoding head-tail connector protein, with the protein MTVSLDEMKTYLRVDGDEEDALIASMIQSAEALCGDILRSDTDGVLADTPAVRAAVMYTVAYLFENREDPDYHQLVLMLRAVLFGERKAVF; encoded by the coding sequence ATGACGGTTTCACTGGATGAAATGAAGACCTACTTGCGGGTGGATGGAGATGAAGAAGATGCGCTGATCGCGTCAATGATCCAAAGCGCGGAAGCTCTGTGCGGTGATATCCTGCGGTCCGATACCGATGGCGTGTTAGCAGACACTCCTGCGGTCCGTGCAGCCGTCATGTACACCGTCGCCTATCTCTTTGAAAACCGTGAGGACCCAGACTACCATCAGTTAGTTTTGATGTTACGTGCGGTGCTGTTTGGTGAGAGAAAGGCGGTGTTCTGA
- a CDS encoding head maturation protease, ClpP-related: MNPNRKFWKWVTNEVPVPGKPEETSEERTLFLNGTIAEESWFDDEVSPALFRSDLESGSGDITVWINSPGGDCFAAAEIYNMLRNYKGKVTVKVDGLAASAASVIAMAGDEVLVSPVSMLMIHNPSTIAMGDSAEMQKAIRMLDEVKESIINAYQTKTGLSRNKLSKLMDEETWMNAGKAVELHFADGVISRDELYGSAPSPKSEPDSNGDQDSDQNTNGQESESAVGMLFSRYQIAAAINRKLCDYVKEHPSAPEPIQTKYRIEDLEKRLDLMKQFI, encoded by the coding sequence AGAAAGGACGTTATTTCTGAATGGAACAATCGCGGAAGAGTCGTGGTTTGACGATGAGGTCAGCCCGGCTCTTTTTCGATCGGATCTGGAAAGTGGAAGCGGCGACATCACCGTCTGGATCAACAGTCCCGGCGGGGATTGCTTTGCGGCCGCAGAAATCTACAACATGCTGCGGAACTACAAAGGAAAGGTCACGGTCAAGGTCGATGGCCTTGCGGCGAGCGCGGCATCGGTCATCGCGATGGCCGGGGATGAAGTGCTTGTTTCGCCTGTCTCGATGCTCATGATCCACAATCCGAGCACCATCGCCATGGGAGACAGTGCAGAAATGCAGAAAGCGATCCGGATGCTGGATGAAGTTAAGGAATCCATCATCAATGCCTATCAGACCAAAACCGGCCTGTCGCGCAACAAGCTCTCGAAGCTGATGGATGAGGAAACATGGATGAACGCCGGCAAGGCGGTAGAGCTTCATTTCGCAGACGGCGTGATCAGCCGGGACGAGCTGTATGGCTCTGCTCCGTCACCAAAAAGTGAACCAGATTCCAACGGTGATCAGGACAGCGACCAGAACACGAACGGACAGGAGAGCGAATCCGCTGTCGGTATGCTGTTCTCCCGCTATCAGATCGCAGCGGCGATCAACCGGAAGCTGTGTGATTACGTCAAAGAGCACCCGTCTGCTCCAGAACCAATCCAAACGAAATACCGTATCGAGGATCTCGAAAAGCGTCTCGATCTGATGAAACAGTTCATTTAA